The following are encoded in a window of Paramormyrops kingsleyae isolate MSU_618 chromosome 12, PKINGS_0.4, whole genome shotgun sequence genomic DNA:
- the LOC111850975 gene encoding alveolar macrophage chemotactic factor-like gives MDTRVLLVLLGAAVLLVHETHSLGMGHIRDCMCQKYESRLIPAGKLRRVEIFPRGPHCFTSEVLATLVGGEKVCLNPRVPWVKRVIQKVLEKRKQK, from the exons ATGGACACACGCGTGCTACTGGTGCTGCTCGGCGCCGCCGTCCTGCTTGTGCACG AAACACACAGCCTGGGGATGGGCCACATCAGAGACTGCATGTGCCAGAAGTACGAATCCAGACTCATCCCAGCAGGGAAACTGAGGAGGGTGGAAATCTTTCCCAGGGGACCCCACTGTTTCACCTCTGAAGTGCT AGCTACCTTGGTGGGAGGTGAGAAGGTCTGCTTGAATCCCAGGGTCCCATGGGTGAAGAGGGTCATACAGAAGGTCTTGGAGAAGCGGAAACAGAAATGA